In Nakamurella antarctica, the following are encoded in one genomic region:
- a CDS encoding multifunctional oxoglutarate decarboxylase/oxoglutarate dehydrogenase thiamine pyrophosphate-binding subunit/dihydrolipoyllysine-residue succinyltransferase subunit, whose protein sequence is MSSATVPEFGPNDWFVEEKYLQFTADPNSVDESWREFFANSKAPSAAAKPAGGSENGGGGSPATAADPAAQAAPAATPVATPAPPVAEKPAAAVPAAPQVAKPPAPAAAAPASAAPIKSAAPANSAAPKAAALTSTPPKAVTPDKPEVRAPLRGMAAAVVKNMTTSLEVPTATSVRTIPAKLLWDNRIVINNFLKRQRGGKISFTHLIGYAIIRALDEFPGMNAHFDDTDGKPVMVSPSHVNLGLAIDLPGKNGQRSLVVLPIRGCETMNFVEFWKAYEAVVAKARSGALTAEDYAGTTISLTNPGGIGTVHSVPRLMKGQGTIIGVGAMEYPAAFQGASEQSLADLGISKASTLTSTYDHRIIQGAESGQFLKRIHELLLGEHGFFDDVFTALRVPYEPVRWVTDIHPGRNGAVDKTARVLELIDAYRTRGHLMANTDPLNYRQRKHPDLDVLSHGLTLWDLDREFPVGGFNGQQFMKLRDVLGVLRDSYSRTLGVEYMHIMDPARRRWIQQRVEAKRSNPSPERQKYILGRLNAAEAFETFLQTKYVGQKRFSLEGGETVIALLDAVLNKATEYHLDEVVIGMAHRGRLNVLANIVGKPYAKIFREFEGNMDPGQTHGSGDVKYHLGAEGKYVRPFGEGQVTVTLAANPSHLEVVDPVLEGIVRAKQDIINRGESGFTVLPIALHGDAAFAGQGVVAETLNLSKLRGYRTGGTVHVIINNQVGFTTAPEASRSSEYCTDVGKMIEAPVFHVNGDDPEAAVLAAELAVEYRQTFGNDVIIDMVCYRRRGHNEGDDPSMTNPLMYQIIDGKQSVRRIYTEALIDRGDLSPEEAEEALKDYHRQLERVFNEVKELEKSVAVVSPSVEEEQPIPPKVDTKISLETLHRIADAHLELPEGFVAHPRVKTVLERRVQMSREGGIDWAFGELIAFGATVMGGRLVRLAGQDSRRGTFVQRHAALIDWHTGAEFLPLQHLSEDQERFLAYDSALTEYAALGFEYGYSSVNQDALVLWEAQFGDFVNGAQSVIDEYLSSGEAKWNQKSGVVLLLPHGHEGQGPDHTSGRIERFLLLCAEGSMTVAVPSTPANYFHLLRRHVLDGVHRPMIVFTPKSMLRNKAAVSSVADFTDGKFESVLADPQVQDASAVTSVVMCTGKIYYELEAHRAANNITDTAIVRVEQLYPLPKRKLAYVLDHYPNATDFRWVQEEPKNQGAWPYMVEALPESIPRLLGVKRVSRRAMAAPSAGSIRVHEVEQKQVIEGAFAR, encoded by the coding sequence GTGTCGTCAGCCACCGTGCCCGAATTCGGCCCCAACGACTGGTTCGTTGAAGAAAAATATCTGCAGTTCACAGCAGACCCGAACAGCGTCGACGAGAGTTGGCGAGAGTTCTTCGCCAATTCCAAGGCGCCGTCGGCTGCTGCCAAGCCCGCTGGTGGAAGTGAAAACGGAGGCGGTGGCTCTCCAGCAACAGCGGCAGATCCCGCCGCACAGGCTGCCCCCGCAGCAACTCCGGTCGCTACACCTGCTCCGCCCGTGGCAGAAAAGCCGGCGGCAGCTGTACCGGCCGCGCCTCAGGTAGCAAAGCCGCCAGCACCAGCAGCAGCCGCACCAGCCTCGGCTGCGCCCATAAAATCGGCTGCACCCGCAAATTCCGCTGCACCCAAAGCTGCCGCCCTTACCTCGACACCGCCCAAGGCGGTGACGCCCGATAAGCCCGAAGTACGCGCTCCGCTCCGCGGTATGGCCGCTGCCGTGGTCAAGAACATGACCACATCCCTCGAGGTCCCCACCGCAACATCGGTGCGCACCATCCCGGCGAAACTGTTGTGGGACAACCGCATCGTCATCAACAACTTTTTGAAGCGTCAGCGTGGGGGGAAAATTTCCTTCACCCACTTGATCGGCTACGCCATCATCAGGGCGCTCGATGAGTTCCCGGGGATGAACGCGCACTTCGATGACACCGACGGTAAGCCCGTCATGGTCTCGCCGAGTCACGTCAACCTCGGACTGGCGATCGATCTCCCCGGCAAGAACGGTCAGCGCAGCCTCGTCGTGCTTCCCATCAGGGGCTGCGAGACTATGAACTTCGTCGAGTTCTGGAAGGCTTACGAGGCCGTCGTCGCCAAGGCGCGCTCTGGGGCCTTGACCGCCGAGGACTACGCGGGCACCACCATTTCGTTGACCAACCCCGGTGGCATCGGAACGGTGCATTCCGTCCCGCGGTTGATGAAGGGCCAAGGCACCATCATCGGTGTCGGCGCGATGGAATACCCGGCTGCTTTCCAGGGTGCCTCCGAGCAGTCTCTAGCGGACCTCGGCATTTCCAAGGCTTCTACCCTCACCTCGACCTACGATCACCGGATCATCCAAGGCGCCGAATCCGGCCAGTTCTTGAAGCGGATTCACGAGTTGCTGCTGGGCGAACACGGCTTCTTCGATGATGTTTTCACCGCCCTGCGCGTGCCGTATGAGCCGGTCCGCTGGGTCACCGACATCCACCCCGGCCGCAATGGCGCTGTCGACAAGACCGCACGCGTCCTAGAACTCATCGACGCCTACCGAACCCGCGGCCACTTGATGGCGAACACCGACCCACTGAACTACCGGCAACGCAAACACCCCGATCTTGACGTGCTCTCGCACGGGTTGACGCTCTGGGATCTGGACCGCGAGTTCCCAGTGGGCGGGTTCAACGGGCAGCAGTTTATGAAGTTGCGCGATGTTCTTGGGGTGTTGCGCGATTCTTACAGCCGCACCCTTGGCGTTGAATACATGCACATCATGGACCCGGCCCGCCGTCGCTGGATCCAGCAGCGGGTCGAGGCCAAACGCTCCAACCCGTCGCCCGAGCGCCAAAAATACATTCTCGGGCGCCTCAACGCTGCGGAGGCTTTCGAGACCTTCCTGCAAACAAAATACGTCGGGCAAAAGAGGTTCAGCCTCGAAGGCGGCGAGACCGTCATCGCGCTGCTCGATGCAGTGCTCAATAAGGCCACCGAATACCACCTCGACGAGGTCGTCATTGGCATGGCCCACCGTGGCCGGCTCAACGTGTTGGCCAACATCGTGGGCAAACCGTACGCCAAGATCTTCCGCGAATTCGAAGGCAATATGGACCCGGGCCAGACGCACGGGTCCGGCGACGTCAAGTATCACTTAGGCGCGGAAGGCAAGTACGTCCGCCCGTTTGGTGAAGGCCAGGTCACCGTGACGCTGGCGGCTAACCCCTCCCACCTCGAGGTTGTGGACCCGGTGCTGGAAGGGATTGTGCGAGCCAAGCAAGACATCATCAATCGCGGCGAAAGTGGTTTCACCGTGCTGCCGATTGCTCTGCACGGCGACGCCGCATTCGCCGGCCAAGGCGTGGTCGCAGAGACCTTGAACCTGTCCAAACTCCGCGGTTACCGCACCGGCGGCACCGTGCACGTCATCATCAACAACCAGGTCGGATTCACCACCGCACCCGAGGCTTCCAGATCCTCGGAATATTGCACCGACGTCGGAAAGATGATCGAGGCGCCCGTTTTCCATGTCAACGGCGACGACCCCGAAGCCGCCGTTCTCGCCGCAGAACTGGCCGTGGAATACCGCCAAACCTTCGGCAACGACGTCATCATCGACATGGTGTGCTACCGGCGACGCGGCCACAACGAGGGTGATGACCCCTCGATGACCAACCCATTGATGTACCAGATCATTGATGGCAAGCAGTCGGTCCGCCGGATTTACACCGAGGCCCTGATCGACCGCGGCGATCTGTCGCCGGAAGAGGCGGAAGAGGCCCTCAAGGACTATCACCGCCAACTCGAGCGCGTCTTCAACGAGGTCAAAGAGCTCGAAAAGAGCGTCGCGGTGGTCTCGCCTTCGGTAGAGGAGGAACAACCCATACCGCCAAAGGTTGATACCAAGATCAGCCTCGAAACACTTCATCGCATCGCTGACGCGCACCTCGAACTCCCCGAAGGGTTCGTGGCGCATCCGCGAGTAAAGACTGTGCTGGAAAGGCGCGTCCAGATGTCCCGCGAAGGCGGCATCGACTGGGCCTTTGGCGAGCTGATCGCCTTCGGCGCCACCGTTATGGGCGGCAGACTGGTGCGGCTAGCTGGCCAGGACTCTCGGCGCGGCACGTTTGTGCAGCGACACGCGGCTCTCATTGATTGGCATACGGGAGCAGAATTCCTTCCACTGCAACATCTTTCGGAAGATCAAGAGCGATTCCTTGCCTACGATTCCGCTTTGACGGAGTACGCGGCGCTGGGCTTCGAATACGGCTATTCGTCGGTGAACCAGGATGCGTTGGTGCTGTGGGAAGCCCAGTTCGGTGACTTCGTCAACGGCGCTCAGTCGGTGATCGATGAGTACCTCTCGTCCGGGGAAGCCAAGTGGAATCAAAAGTCCGGCGTGGTGCTGCTACTCCCGCACGGTCACGAAGGTCAAGGACCTGATCACACCTCGGGGCGGATCGAACGGTTCCTTCTCCTGTGCGCCGAAGGTTCGATGACGGTTGCGGTTCCCTCGACGCCCGCAAACTACTTCCACCTTTTGCGTCGTCACGTGCTCGACGGCGTCCACCGCCCGATGATCGTTTTTACACCCAAGTCGATGCTGCGTAATAAGGCCGCGGTTTCATCCGTCGCCGACTTCACCGATGGCAAGTTCGAATCCGTACTTGCCGACCCGCAGGTGCAGGACGCGTCAGCCGTCACGTCCGTAGTAATGTGCACCGGCAAGATTTACTACGAGCTTGAGGCTCACCGAGCGGCGAACAACATCACCGACACCGCGATCGTGCGAGTGGAACAGCTCTACCCTTTACCCAAGCGGAAGCTCGCCTACGTCCTCGACCATTACCCCAACGCCACAGATTTCCGCTGGGTACAGGAAGAGCCGAAGAACCAGGGCGCCTGGCCGTACATGGTCGAGGCGTTGCCCGAATCGATACCGCGCTTACTCGGCGTCAAGCGGGTCTCCCGCCGCGCTATGGCAGCCCCGTCGGCCGGTTCGATTCGCGTGCACGAAGTCGAACAGAAGCAGGTTATTGAAGGCGCGTTCGCGCGCTAG
- a CDS encoding ABC transporter ATP-binding protein produces MLADTALANPVPASLQKSDPSTPATHHGWIRRLWRACWQHRAITVLAGSAALGGIGIGALGPLLTKFVIDDARAGSTASLGWVIAALVALACVQFGAAFLRRWSGGKLSLNVQHDLRTAVFAALQRLDGAMQDRLRTGQVVSRANSDLQLVQGLLSMVPLTAGQVVLFVFSLIIMVFLSPLLTLVALAVVPLVVVLTRATRLTVFPATWAAQQRAAEVAEIVEEDITGVRVVKGFGQEDREIGRLRAAASELYRQRLRSIRLAAKFSPALQAVTGVGQVGVLALGGFLAYQGSISLGTFTAFSAYLAQIVGPTRSFASLLIIAQQARAGVERVFEVIDSKAGIVDPAHPATLPDGPLGVRLNDAVFGYLADEKVLNGFSLELAPGETVALVGPSGSGKSTISLLLPRFYDVQSGAVEVGGHPVASLLLGDLRAAVGVVFEEAFLFSDTVAANIAYGRPDATAAEIEAAARGAEADEFIQALPHGYQSVIGERGLTLSGGQRQRLALARALLTDPRVLLLDDATSAVDPATEAAIHATLRAVTATRTTLLIAHRLSTLSLANRIAVVDRGRVVDSGTHHELLHRSALYRSLVGAMSTTSTTDNTDLATPVDDAVLWPAAITSNPVPTGSVSRTSAANQIAVGRGGGGRGGPGGFAGGFLGGLPATPELLAQVDALPPALDSPPPVDVVDESAARFRLGSALRGVRPLLLVAIALVVLDALAGLALPILIRTGVDNGVAGGVLSVIWWASLAALAVTVADLFIQRLQAIAAGRAGESVLYQLRMRSFTHLQRLGLDYYERQMTGRIMTRMTTDIDALSTFLQTGLTTSVVSLVTFGGIIVVLLVLDIELALVAFAAIPVIILATFVFRRISSRAYNDAREKVSIVNADLAENVAGLRVAQSLGRSQSNAAAFSARSDDYRRSRMRAQTAISVYFPFIAFLAEGSTALVLWVGAERVVGGALTIGTLVAFVLYLDSFFSPIQQLSQVFDGYQQASVGLARIGDLLATPISTPSGTQPVSASGLRGEIDLTKVSFQYGAAASPALIDVDLRIAPGESVAVVGTTGAGKSTLVKLIARFYDASSGTIEVDGIDIKDFELSGYRRRLGLVPQETYLFAGTVRDNIAYGRPDAPDAEVEAAARAVGAISVIARLSDGFLHQVEEGGRNLAAGARQLIALARAELVDPDVLLLDEATASLDPAAEAAVLDATSRLSRGRTTIVVAHRMTTAAAAQRIIVMEHGRIVEMGRHQDLLTAGGPYSKLYASNTDRGNTFGH; encoded by the coding sequence GTGCTTGCTGATACTGCCTTGGCTAACCCCGTGCCTGCTTCTCTGCAGAAGTCCGACCCTTCGACCCCTGCTACACACCACGGTTGGATCCGCAGGTTGTGGCGGGCCTGCTGGCAGCACCGCGCCATCACCGTGCTCGCGGGCTCCGCTGCACTCGGCGGAATCGGGATCGGCGCGCTGGGGCCATTACTGACAAAGTTCGTCATCGATGACGCCCGTGCGGGTTCCACCGCCTCGCTGGGCTGGGTGATCGCCGCGCTCGTCGCCCTCGCCTGCGTCCAGTTCGGCGCCGCCTTCTTGCGGCGGTGGTCTGGCGGAAAGCTCTCCCTCAACGTCCAGCACGATCTGCGGACGGCTGTTTTCGCTGCCCTGCAGCGGCTCGACGGCGCGATGCAAGACCGACTCCGGACAGGCCAAGTGGTCTCCCGCGCAAACTCCGACTTGCAACTGGTCCAAGGGCTGCTTTCGATGGTTCCGTTGACCGCAGGGCAGGTAGTCCTGTTCGTCTTCTCTCTCATCATCATGGTGTTCCTCTCCCCACTTTTGACGCTCGTCGCGCTCGCCGTCGTGCCTTTGGTGGTGGTACTCACTCGCGCCACTCGATTAACGGTGTTTCCCGCGACCTGGGCTGCGCAGCAGCGGGCAGCCGAAGTCGCCGAAATTGTGGAGGAGGACATCACCGGGGTCCGCGTCGTCAAAGGATTCGGGCAAGAAGATCGAGAGATCGGCAGACTCCGAGCAGCCGCATCCGAGCTCTACCGGCAGCGGCTTCGCAGCATCCGCTTGGCCGCCAAATTCAGCCCGGCTCTGCAGGCGGTCACTGGTGTGGGCCAGGTGGGGGTGCTCGCACTCGGGGGCTTCTTGGCCTATCAGGGCAGCATCAGCCTCGGCACGTTCACCGCATTTTCCGCATACCTGGCGCAAATCGTCGGACCCACCCGCTCGTTTGCCTCGCTTCTCATCATTGCCCAGCAGGCCAGAGCTGGGGTGGAGCGGGTTTTCGAGGTCATCGACTCCAAGGCGGGCATCGTCGATCCCGCACATCCCGCAACCTTGCCGGACGGCCCGCTGGGCGTGCGACTTAACGACGCAGTGTTCGGCTATCTAGCAGATGAAAAGGTTCTCAACGGTTTTAGCCTTGAACTCGCACCGGGGGAAACTGTTGCCCTTGTAGGCCCGTCCGGGTCGGGGAAGTCGACCATTTCGCTGTTGCTGCCACGCTTTTATGACGTTCAGTCCGGGGCAGTGGAAGTGGGCGGCCACCCAGTCGCCTCGTTGTTGCTCGGCGATCTGCGCGCCGCTGTTGGCGTGGTCTTCGAGGAGGCATTCCTGTTCTCCGACACGGTGGCGGCCAATATTGCCTACGGCCGGCCGGATGCCACCGCGGCAGAAATTGAGGCCGCGGCGCGCGGCGCAGAGGCCGACGAGTTCATTCAGGCACTACCGCACGGGTACCAGAGCGTAATAGGCGAACGCGGTCTCACGCTCTCCGGCGGGCAACGGCAGCGACTGGCCCTCGCACGAGCGCTGTTGACAGATCCACGCGTTCTCCTCTTGGATGATGCGACTAGCGCCGTCGACCCCGCCACCGAGGCCGCCATCCACGCGACACTCCGCGCTGTCACTGCCACCAGGACGACACTGCTGATCGCGCATCGCCTCTCGACACTGTCGTTGGCGAATCGCATCGCCGTCGTCGATCGCGGACGAGTCGTTGACAGCGGGACCCACCACGAATTGCTCCATCGATCGGCTCTGTATCGGTCGCTGGTAGGCGCGATGAGCACGACCTCAACGACAGATAACACTGACCTGGCCACTCCCGTCGACGACGCCGTTCTCTGGCCCGCAGCCATAACAAGTAATCCTGTCCCGACGGGTTCTGTTTCCAGAACCTCAGCGGCGAACCAGATCGCAGTTGGTCGGGGCGGCGGCGGTCGCGGCGGCCCGGGTGGTTTCGCTGGAGGCTTTCTCGGCGGGCTGCCCGCCACCCCGGAGTTGTTAGCTCAAGTCGATGCACTCCCTCCGGCCCTCGATAGCCCGCCTCCGGTGGATGTGGTCGACGAGTCGGCCGCACGGTTCAGATTGGGAAGTGCGCTGCGCGGCGTGCGGCCGTTGCTGCTCGTCGCTATTGCTCTCGTCGTCCTGGATGCCCTAGCCGGTCTGGCGTTGCCGATCCTGATCCGAACCGGAGTCGACAACGGCGTCGCGGGCGGGGTGCTTTCCGTCATTTGGTGGGCATCGCTGGCCGCTTTGGCCGTCACCGTCGCCGACCTCTTCATTCAGCGTCTTCAAGCTATCGCCGCGGGCAGAGCCGGCGAATCGGTGCTCTACCAACTTCGGATGCGGTCCTTCACCCACCTGCAGCGGCTTGGCCTCGACTACTACGAAAGGCAGATGACGGGCCGCATCATGACCCGGATGACGACAGACATCGATGCTCTGTCAACGTTCCTACAGACTGGCCTGACGACCTCGGTGGTGTCGCTGGTGACCTTCGGGGGCATCATCGTCGTGCTTCTCGTTCTGGACATTGAGCTCGCCCTCGTGGCGTTTGCCGCCATCCCCGTCATCATTCTTGCGACTTTTGTCTTCCGGCGAATATCCTCTCGGGCCTACAACGATGCACGTGAAAAGGTCTCCATCGTCAACGCTGACCTGGCCGAGAACGTCGCTGGCCTGCGGGTGGCCCAATCTCTCGGTAGGTCTCAGTCGAACGCAGCGGCCTTCTCGGCCCGCAGCGATGATTACCGGCGATCGAGAATGCGCGCCCAGACTGCAATCTCGGTGTACTTCCCCTTCATTGCATTCCTCGCAGAAGGTTCCACAGCGCTGGTCTTGTGGGTGGGTGCGGAGCGGGTGGTCGGCGGGGCACTGACCATCGGAACCCTGGTGGCGTTCGTTCTGTATTTGGATTCCTTCTTCTCCCCCATCCAGCAGCTGTCGCAGGTTTTTGACGGTTACCAGCAGGCCAGTGTCGGCCTTGCCCGCATTGGTGATCTGTTGGCGACGCCCATCAGCACCCCCAGCGGTACGCAGCCGGTGTCGGCTTCAGGACTACGCGGCGAGATCGACCTCACCAAGGTCAGCTTCCAGTACGGCGCCGCAGCCAGCCCAGCACTGATTGACGTCGACCTGCGAATAGCGCCCGGAGAATCAGTGGCCGTCGTGGGGACGACGGGCGCCGGTAAATCGACCCTCGTCAAGCTCATCGCCAGGTTCTATGACGCTTCTTCCGGCACGATCGAAGTGGATGGCATCGACATCAAGGACTTCGAGCTCTCCGGCTACCGCCGCAGATTGGGGTTGGTGCCGCAGGAGACCTACCTCTTTGCCGGGACGGTCCGGGACAATATTGCCTACGGCCGGCCGGACGCACCGGATGCCGAAGTCGAAGCTGCCGCTCGTGCCGTCGGCGCCATCAGTGTCATCGCTAGGCTCAGTGACGGTTTCCTGCACCAGGTGGAAGAGGGCGGGCGCAACCTGGCAGCTGGCGCGCGCCAACTGATCGCGCTGGCTCGGGCCGAATTGGTCGACCCCGATGTGCTCTTGCTGGATGAAGCCACTGCATCGCTGGATCCCGCGGCCGAGGCGGCTGTTCTCGACGCGACCAGCCGGCTATCCCGCGGCCGGACGACGATAGTCGTCGCTCATCGCATGACCACGGCCGCAGCGGCCCAACGGATCATTGTGATGGAACACGGACGGATCGTGGAAATGGGCCGTCACCAGGATCTCTTGACCGCTGGTGGTCCCTATTCCAAGCTGTATGCGAGCAACACCGATCGGGGAAACACCTTCGGACACTGA